A region from the Pseudonocardia petroleophila genome encodes:
- a CDS encoding TIGR03842 family LLM class F420-dependent oxidoreductase, producing MDIGLVLQTDPPARAVVDLMVRAEGLGFSHGWTFDSHVLWQEPYVLYPQILARTSRLVVGPMVTNPATRDWTVLASMHATLDEQFGHRTVCGIGRGDSAVRVQGRPPTTLARLEESMHVIRELAGGRAVDLGGTQVRIPWVAEGVPELPVWMAGYGPKALDLVGRCADGFILQLADPYLVEWTVKTVRAAAEAAGRDPASITICVAAPAYVSDDVGHARDQCRWFGGMVGNHVADLVTRYGAGSSVVPSALTGYIKDRDGYDYSHHGRAGNASTTFVPDEVVDRFCLLGPASAHRERLAELRGLGVDQFAVYAMHDGREATIEAYGESVIPAL from the coding sequence ATGGACATCGGACTGGTCCTGCAGACCGACCCGCCCGCGCGCGCGGTCGTCGACCTGATGGTGCGCGCGGAGGGGCTGGGGTTCAGCCACGGCTGGACGTTCGACTCGCACGTGCTCTGGCAGGAGCCCTACGTCCTGTACCCGCAGATCCTGGCGCGGACCTCGCGGCTGGTCGTCGGGCCGATGGTGACGAACCCGGCCACCCGCGACTGGACGGTCCTCGCCTCGATGCACGCCACGCTCGACGAGCAGTTCGGGCACCGGACGGTCTGCGGCATCGGACGCGGCGACTCGGCGGTGCGCGTGCAGGGTCGCCCACCGACGACGCTGGCCCGGCTCGAGGAGTCGATGCACGTCATCCGGGAGCTGGCCGGGGGCCGGGCCGTCGACCTCGGGGGAACGCAGGTGCGGATCCCGTGGGTGGCCGAGGGGGTGCCGGAGCTGCCGGTGTGGATGGCCGGCTACGGCCCCAAGGCGCTCGACCTCGTCGGCCGCTGCGCCGACGGGTTCATCCTGCAGCTCGCCGACCCCTACCTCGTCGAGTGGACGGTGAAGACCGTGCGCGCGGCCGCGGAGGCGGCCGGCCGCGACCCGGCGTCGATCACGATCTGCGTGGCCGCGCCCGCCTACGTCTCCGACGACGTCGGGCACGCGCGGGACCAGTGCCGCTGGTTCGGCGGGATGGTCGGCAACCACGTCGCCGACCTGGTGACGCGCTACGGCGCCGGGTCGTCGGTGGTCCCGTCGGCGCTCACCGGCTACATCAAGGACCGCGACGGCTACGACTACTCCCACCACGGCCGCGCGGGCAACGCGTCGACCACCTTCGTGCCCGACGAGGTCGTCGACCGGTTCTGCCTGCTCGGCCCGGCGTCCGCGCACCGGGAGCGGCTCGCCGAGCTGCGCGGTCTCGGCGTCGACCAGTTCGCGGTCTACGCCATGCACGACGGCCGGGAGGCCACGATCGAGGCGTACGGGGAGTCGGTGATCCCGGCGCTGT
- a CDS encoding nitrilase-related carbon-nitrogen hydrolase yields the protein MTDGIVRAAILQAKWTGDTASMIEVHESYARAAAEQGAQVMGFQEVFNAPYFCQVQESEHYRWAERVPDGPTVVRMQALARETGMVLVVPVFEVEDSGHYYNTAAVIDADGTVLGKYRKHHIPQVKGFWEKFYFRPGNLGWPVFETAVGRIGVYICYDRHFPEGWRALGLAGAQIVFNPSATSRGLSSYLWKLEQPAAAVANEYFVAAINRVGVEEYGDNDFYGTSYFVDPRGQFVGDVASGNDEELVVRDLDLGLIDEVRQQWAFYRDRRPDAYGPLVQS from the coding sequence ATGACCGACGGGATCGTCCGGGCCGCCATCCTGCAGGCCAAGTGGACCGGGGACACCGCGTCCATGATCGAGGTGCACGAGTCCTACGCGCGGGCCGCCGCCGAGCAGGGGGCGCAGGTGATGGGCTTCCAGGAGGTCTTCAACGCCCCCTACTTCTGCCAGGTGCAGGAGTCCGAGCACTACCGCTGGGCCGAGCGGGTGCCCGACGGGCCCACCGTCGTGCGGATGCAGGCGCTCGCGCGGGAGACCGGGATGGTGCTGGTCGTGCCGGTCTTCGAGGTCGAGGACTCCGGGCACTACTACAACACCGCCGCCGTGATCGACGCCGACGGCACCGTGCTCGGCAAGTACCGCAAGCACCACATCCCGCAGGTCAAGGGCTTCTGGGAGAAGTTCTACTTCCGTCCGGGCAACCTCGGCTGGCCGGTCTTTGAGACCGCCGTCGGGAGGATCGGCGTCTACATCTGCTACGACCGGCACTTCCCCGAGGGGTGGCGCGCGCTGGGCCTGGCCGGGGCGCAGATCGTGTTCAACCCCTCGGCCACGAGCCGCGGCCTCAGCTCGTACCTGTGGAAGCTGGAGCAGCCGGCCGCGGCCGTCGCCAACGAGTACTTCGTCGCCGCGATCAACCGCGTGGGCGTGGAGGAGTACGGCGACAACGACTTCTACGGCACGAGCTACTTCGTCGACCCCCGCGGCCAGTTCGTCGGGGACGTGGCGTCGGGGAACGACGAGGAGCTCGTCGTCCGCGACCTCGACCTCGGCCTGATCGACGAGGTGCGCCAGCAGTGGGCGTTCTACCGCGACCGCCGGCCCGACGCCTACGGCCCGCTGGTGCAGTCGTGA
- the hydA gene encoding dihydropyrimidinase encodes MSRTLITGGTVITASDEMAVDVLVEDGTVVALGVGQDWTADTVLDATGKYVIPGGVDAHTHMEMPFGGTYAADTFETGTRAAAWGGTTTIVDFAIQSVGGSLREGLDAWHAKAEGRCAIDYAFHMILADVNDSSLKEMEALVGEGVTSFKLFMAYPGVFYSDDGKILRAMQKGAETGALTMMHAENGIAIDVLVEQALARGETDPRVHGEVRRELLETEATHRAIKLAQVAGAPLYVVHLSARSALAEIAKARDEGYNAFAETCPQYLFLSTDDLARPGFEGAKYVCSTPLRPKDHQADLWRGLRTDDLSVVSTDHCPFCFTGQKEMGIGDFSKIPNGLPGVENRMDLLHQGVVDGHISRRRWIEIACATPARMFGLYPRKGTIAPGADADIVIYDPAATQVISAQTHHMAVDYSAYEGKQITGRVETVLSRGRVVIDGGAYHGRPGDGAYLRRDTCQYLR; translated from the coding sequence GTGAGCCGCACGCTGATCACCGGCGGGACCGTCATCACGGCGTCGGACGAGATGGCCGTCGACGTGCTCGTCGAGGACGGGACGGTCGTCGCGCTGGGCGTCGGGCAGGACTGGACGGCCGACACCGTCCTCGACGCGACCGGGAAGTACGTCATCCCCGGCGGCGTCGACGCCCACACGCACATGGAGATGCCCTTCGGCGGCACCTACGCCGCCGACACGTTCGAGACCGGCACCCGGGCCGCGGCCTGGGGCGGCACGACCACGATCGTCGACTTCGCGATCCAGTCGGTCGGCGGCTCGCTGCGCGAGGGCCTCGACGCGTGGCACGCGAAGGCCGAGGGCCGCTGCGCGATCGACTACGCGTTCCACATGATCCTGGCCGACGTCAACGACTCGTCGCTCAAGGAGATGGAGGCGCTCGTCGGCGAGGGCGTCACCAGCTTCAAGCTGTTCATGGCCTATCCCGGCGTGTTCTACAGCGACGACGGCAAGATCCTGCGCGCGATGCAGAAGGGCGCCGAGACCGGCGCGCTGACGATGATGCACGCCGAGAACGGCATCGCGATCGACGTGCTCGTGGAGCAGGCGCTGGCCCGCGGTGAGACCGACCCGCGCGTGCACGGCGAGGTCCGGCGCGAGCTGCTGGAGACCGAGGCGACGCACCGCGCGATCAAGCTGGCGCAGGTCGCGGGCGCCCCGCTCTACGTCGTGCACCTCTCCGCGCGCTCGGCGCTCGCGGAGATCGCGAAGGCCCGCGACGAGGGCTACAACGCCTTCGCCGAGACCTGCCCGCAGTACCTGTTCCTGTCCACCGACGACCTGGCGCGGCCCGGCTTCGAGGGCGCCAAGTACGTCTGCTCCACGCCGCTGCGACCGAAGGACCACCAGGCCGACCTGTGGCGGGGGCTGCGCACCGACGACCTGTCCGTGGTCTCCACCGACCACTGCCCGTTCTGCTTCACCGGGCAGAAGGAGATGGGGATCGGCGACTTCTCCAAGATCCCCAACGGGCTGCCGGGCGTCGAGAACCGGATGGACCTGCTGCACCAGGGCGTCGTCGACGGGCACATCTCGCGGCGGCGCTGGATCGAGATCGCCTGCGCCACCCCGGCGCGGATGTTCGGCCTCTACCCGCGCAAGGGCACCATCGCGCCCGGGGCCGACGCCGACATCGTGATCTACGACCCGGCCGCCACGCAGGTGATCTCCGCGCAGACGCACCACATGGCCGTCGACTACTCGGCGTACGAAGGCAAGCAGATCACCGGGAGGGTCGAGACGGTGCTCTCCCGCGGCCGCGTCGTGATCGACGGCGGCGCCTACCACGGGAGGCCCGGCGACGGCGCCTACCTGCGCCGCGACACCTGCCAGTACCTGCGGTGA
- a CDS encoding DedA family protein, which yields MVDILRSVTEAALASPWLLAVIVGMALVDALLPVVPSEALIIAAGVSAVTGEQSLVAVIAAAALGSFLGEGLGYLIGRGVGPAVRSRYATDGRRAENYDRVARLLHRRGGTVLLTARFLPGGRTVATLAAGATGYPAARFVGYTVPGTLLSASWSAVLGFVGGAAFAHDTVTALVVGFCFASAVGFVVEGVRRLRRRRSSARPGPVVAAPARVLVGVART from the coding sequence ATGGTCGACATCCTCCGGTCCGTCACCGAGGCCGCGCTCGCGTCGCCGTGGCTGCTCGCGGTGATCGTCGGGATGGCGCTGGTCGACGCGCTGCTGCCGGTGGTGCCGAGCGAGGCGCTGATCATCGCGGCCGGGGTGTCGGCGGTGACGGGGGAGCAGAGCCTGGTCGCCGTGATCGCGGCGGCCGCGCTCGGCTCGTTCCTCGGGGAGGGGCTGGGGTACCTGATCGGGCGCGGGGTCGGGCCCGCGGTCCGGTCGCGCTACGCCACCGACGGGCGGCGCGCCGAGAACTACGACCGGGTCGCGCGGCTGCTGCACCGCCGCGGCGGCACGGTGCTGCTCACGGCCCGGTTCCTGCCGGGCGGGCGGACCGTGGCGACGCTCGCGGCGGGCGCCACCGGCTACCCGGCGGCGCGGTTCGTCGGCTACACCGTGCCCGGGACGCTGCTCTCGGCGTCGTGGTCGGCGGTGCTCGGGTTCGTCGGCGGGGCGGCGTTCGCGCACGACACCGTGACCGCGCTCGTCGTCGGCTTCTGCTTCGCCAGCGCCGTCGGGTTCGTCGTGGAGGGGGTGCGCCGGCTGCGTCGGCGCAGGTCGTCGGCCCGGCCGGGGCCCGTCGTGGCGGCGCCGGCGCGGGTGCTCGTCGGGGTGGCCCGGACCTGA
- a CDS encoding aspartate aminotransferase family protein gives MSLYERTRAVLPSWLAIYYEEPIELDRGDGRHVWDADGNRYLDFFGGILTTMTAHALPEVTKAVADQAGKIIHSSTLYLNRPMVELAEQIATVSGIPDAKVFLTPSGTEANDAALLLASSLRRSNQILALRNSYHGRSFSTIAITGNRSWSPTSLSPFQTYYVHGGQQYRSPFAGLSDGEYIAACVADLREVLDQSGGDVAAFIAEPIQGVGGFTSGPDGLLGAFASVLREKGILWISDEVQTGWGRTGEHFWGWQASGAVPDLVTFAKGIGNGLSMGGVIAPASIMDSLGANHISTFGGSPLTSAGALANLRYLLDNDLQANAAARGPALFDGLRALGSPVVGDVRGKGLMLGVELVRPGTGTPGDPAPEIATAVLEGCKRRGLLVGKGGLHGNVLRIAPPLTLTADEAAEGLAALLAAIEEATP, from the coding sequence GTGAGCCTCTACGAGCGCACGCGCGCGGTCCTGCCCTCCTGGCTGGCGATCTACTACGAGGAGCCGATCGAGCTCGACCGCGGCGACGGCCGCCACGTCTGGGACGCCGACGGCAACCGCTACCTCGACTTCTTCGGCGGCATCCTCACCACGATGACGGCGCACGCCCTGCCCGAGGTGACCAAGGCCGTCGCCGACCAGGCCGGGAAGATCATCCACAGCTCCACGCTGTACCTGAACCGGCCGATGGTGGAGCTGGCCGAGCAGATCGCGACGGTCTCGGGGATTCCGGACGCCAAGGTGTTCCTGACCCCGAGCGGCACCGAGGCCAACGACGCCGCGCTGCTGCTGGCGTCGTCGCTGCGGCGCAGCAACCAGATCCTCGCGCTGCGCAACAGCTACCACGGCCGCTCGTTCTCGACGATCGCGATCACCGGCAACCGGTCGTGGAGCCCGACCTCGCTCTCGCCGTTCCAGACCTACTACGTGCACGGCGGCCAGCAGTACCGCTCCCCGTTCGCGGGCCTGTCCGACGGCGAGTACATCGCGGCGTGCGTCGCCGACCTGCGCGAGGTGCTCGACCAGTCCGGCGGTGACGTCGCGGCGTTCATCGCCGAGCCGATCCAGGGCGTCGGCGGGTTCACCTCGGGCCCCGACGGGCTGCTGGGCGCGTTCGCCTCCGTCCTGCGGGAAAAGGGGATCCTGTGGATCTCCGACGAGGTGCAGACCGGCTGGGGCCGCACCGGCGAGCACTTCTGGGGCTGGCAGGCCAGCGGCGCCGTCCCGGACCTGGTGACGTTCGCGAAGGGCATCGGCAACGGGCTGTCGATGGGCGGCGTGATCGCCCCGGCGTCGATCATGGACTCGTTGGGCGCCAACCACATCTCGACGTTCGGCGGCTCGCCGCTGACGTCAGCGGGCGCGCTCGCGAACCTGCGCTACCTGCTCGACAACGATCTGCAGGCCAACGCCGCCGCCCGCGGCCCGGCCCTGTTCGACGGCCTGCGCGCGCTCGGCTCGCCGGTCGTCGGCGACGTCCGGGGCAAGGGTCTGATGCTCGGCGTCGAGCTGGTGCGCCCCGGCACCGGGACGCCCGGCGACCCCGCCCCGGAGATAGCGACGGCGGTGCTGGAGGGCTGCAAGCGGCGCGGCCTGCTGGTCGGCAAGGGCGGGCTGCACGGCAACGTCCTGCGCATCGCCCCACCCCTGACCCTGACGGCCGACGAGGCGGCGGAGGGCCTGGCCGCCCTGCTGGCCGCGATCGAGGAGGCGACCCCGTGA
- a CDS encoding LLM class flavin-dependent oxidoreductase produces the protein MRLGYLTHVAGPAPAQAYRDTVTLAVAAEELGFSSFWVAQHHDGHLDGLLPSPLVLLAAVAQATSTIRLGTAVVAAALEDPRRLAEDAAVLDVLSGGRLELGVGAGADAAASEAFGRDHARRHADCTAAVDALRAHLAEIVPAAPGLDARLWQATGTADGVAAAGSRGMGILTGRADTAPHLARYWARAAGEPRVAAVRIVGPGERPEALLGRWRTDPAREWSTELVVQTQPADASVGIHLATLRALAAARRDPDRPAPVGPLVAALRGGRRRAPVPSGRSSA, from the coding sequence ATGCGGCTCGGGTACCTCACGCACGTGGCCGGTCCGGCGCCCGCGCAGGCGTACCGCGACACGGTGACGCTGGCCGTCGCGGCCGAGGAGCTCGGCTTCTCCTCCTTCTGGGTCGCCCAGCACCACGACGGCCACCTCGACGGCCTGCTGCCCTCGCCGCTGGTGCTGCTCGCCGCGGTGGCCCAGGCGACCTCGACGATCCGGCTCGGCACCGCCGTGGTCGCCGCCGCCCTGGAGGACCCGCGGCGCCTGGCCGAGGACGCCGCCGTGCTCGACGTGCTCAGCGGCGGCCGGCTGGAGCTCGGCGTCGGGGCCGGGGCGGACGCGGCGGCGTCGGAGGCGTTCGGCCGCGACCACGCGCGGCGCCACGCCGACTGCACCGCCGCCGTCGACGCCCTGCGCGCGCACCTCGCGGAGATCGTGCCCGCCGCCCCCGGCCTCGACGCGCGGCTGTGGCAGGCCACCGGCACCGCCGACGGCGTCGCCGCGGCCGGGTCGCGGGGCATGGGGATCCTGACCGGACGGGCCGACACCGCCCCGCACCTCGCCCGCTACTGGGCGCGGGCCGCGGGGGAGCCGCGCGTCGCGGCCGTCCGGATCGTGGGGCCCGGCGAGCGGCCGGAGGCGCTGCTGGGGCGGTGGCGCACCGACCCGGCCCGGGAGTGGAGCACCGAGCTGGTGGTGCAGACCCAGCCCGCGGACGCCTCCGTCGGGATCCACCTCGCGACGCTGCGCGCCCTCGCGGCGGCGCGGCGCGACCCCGACCGGCCGGCGCCGGTGGGCCCGCTGGTGGCCGCGCTGCGCGGTGGTCGGCGTCGCGCGCCGGTTCCGTCCGGTCGGTCGTCCGCCTAG